The following proteins are co-located in the Abditibacteriaceae bacterium genome:
- a CDS encoding thioredoxin family protein, which produces MNSSLPEDPWRDVPSHVTPVPSNAPVAAPSHKGDRFLVIGVGALLLVTGAVFFGTQARSSNGTVQMPVATPVAAATPVPTSFAWAESYEAAVARATAEGKPLMLSFGASWCPACKYLDENSYSSPNVIAESGRFVQVRIDTDARNDLSERYNITKLPTVVWANSTGGEMGRTTGGGDNQTYITAMKYYGR; this is translated from the coding sequence ATGAACTCCTCCCTTCCCGAAGACCCGTGGCGCGATGTGCCTTCGCACGTCACACCCGTACCTTCTAACGCGCCTGTCGCTGCACCTTCCCACAAAGGTGATCGGTTTCTGGTGATAGGCGTCGGCGCTTTGCTCCTAGTAACCGGAGCCGTATTCTTCGGCACACAAGCGCGTTCCAGCAACGGCACAGTTCAAATGCCGGTTGCCACGCCTGTAGCTGCGGCAACGCCGGTTCCAACTTCGTTTGCCTGGGCCGAATCGTATGAAGCCGCTGTGGCGCGTGCGACCGCCGAAGGCAAACCACTGATGCTTTCGTTTGGCGCGTCGTGGTGTCCGGCCTGCAAATATCTCGATGAAAATTCGTATTCATCGCCCAATGTCATCGCCGAATCGGGCCGTTTTGTGCAGGTAAGAATCGACACGGATGCGCGGAACGACCTGTCGGAGCGCTACAACATCACGAAGTTACCTACCGTCGTTTGGGCAAATAGCACGGGCGGCGAAATGGGCCGCACCACGGGCGGCGGAGATAACCAGACTTACATCACGGCGATGAAATATTACGGCAGATGA
- a CDS encoding DUF4126 domain-containing protein translates to MDISAQNGLIPAILLGLSLAASTGLNTFLPLFLLAGAAHFGFLDAKNLLNGNFAWVASGGALAALAVATAVEVVGDKIPVVDHALDVFGTVARPAVGAFAAASVFSGSDPTTAALAGLVVGAPIAFGFHAAKAGTRAGSTVTTAGLGNPVLSVLEDVAAAGMTLAAIAFPWLAPLLLLIVALVLFAIYRKMRRLLPKRAVV, encoded by the coding sequence ATGGATATCTCTGCTCAAAATGGCCTGATCCCCGCGATTCTTTTGGGCCTCAGCCTCGCCGCTTCAACCGGACTCAATACTTTTCTGCCGTTATTTTTGCTGGCTGGAGCCGCGCACTTTGGCTTTCTCGATGCGAAGAATTTGCTCAACGGCAACTTTGCGTGGGTCGCTTCGGGCGGTGCTTTGGCGGCGCTTGCGGTTGCCACGGCTGTTGAAGTTGTCGGAGATAAAATTCCCGTCGTCGATCACGCGCTCGATGTTTTCGGCACCGTCGCGCGGCCTGCTGTCGGCGCTTTTGCAGCAGCGAGCGTTTTTTCGGGCAGCGACCCGACAACGGCGGCGCTCGCCGGACTTGTCGTCGGCGCCCCGATTGCCTTCGGTTTCCACGCTGCCAAAGCCGGAACCCGCGCCGGCTCAACCGTGACAACTGCCGGTTTGGGAAATCCGGTTTTGTCGGTGCTTGAAGATGTGGCCGCCGCCGGAATGACGCTCGCCGCGATTGCCTTTCCCTGGCTTGCGCCCTTATTACTGCTGATTGTCGCGCTTGTGCTGTTCGCGATTTATCGCAAAATGCGCCGCCTTTTACCCAAGCGCGCGGTCGTATAG
- a CDS encoding amylo-alpha-1,6-glucosidase produces MNFDLSREWLESNGIGGYACGTVVGSNTRRYHALLCAATRPPLGRAVLVNKADETLVVGDRQFELGCNQYPGTIHPTGYAWLDEFSASPLPSWTFRVPGATLRKTLWMPHGENRVVVRYDLLEGEAQLAVRPFVSGRDYHGTHRFNDTFASGTATWHETAGEAVSQHVQMQPYAEWPPIVWTHDGEFMPGGAWYYSFELEIERERGLDDTEDWWCPGAWCWKLSPENPTAWWTIATEPAVLEDVRASQQQELHRRVALNATQSTVEIDRTADATRERLVRACDQFIVRREDGLNTVLAGYPWFSDWGRDTMIALPGLCLSTGRFADARSILTAFARAMSQGMIPNRFVDAGETPDTNTVDATLWFFHAIARYIEATDDEAALREWYPALLESFDWHLRGTRFGIRADENDGLLSSGAPDTQLTWMDAKVGDAVFTPRDGKPVEIQALWYGALREMDGFAARMGDTKTRKLCATWSRLAKRNFAPKFWNEAENCLFDCIRHDGTPDGAIRPNQIFAVSLPHRLLSVAQEKAVVATVQRELLTPHGLRSLSPRDSAYRSIYIGDQWQRDSSYHQGTVWGWLIGPFVSAYLRANRGVRAKAQARAWLVPLVAHLDQACIGSVSEVFDGDAPHAPRGCFAQAWSVSELLRAWDETA; encoded by the coding sequence ATGAATTTTGATCTTTCCCGCGAATGGCTAGAAAGCAATGGCATCGGCGGCTACGCCTGCGGCACTGTTGTTGGCAGCAACACGCGACGCTATCATGCGCTTTTGTGCGCCGCTACGCGCCCGCCATTAGGCCGCGCCGTCCTTGTCAACAAAGCCGACGAAACGCTCGTCGTTGGCGACCGCCAGTTTGAACTCGGCTGCAATCAGTATCCCGGCACGATTCACCCGACAGGTTACGCCTGGCTCGATGAATTCTCCGCTTCGCCGTTGCCTTCATGGACGTTTCGCGTTCCGGGCGCGACGCTGCGCAAAACGCTGTGGATGCCGCATGGCGAGAACCGCGTCGTCGTGCGCTACGATTTGCTCGAAGGCGAAGCGCAGCTCGCGGTGCGCCCGTTTGTTTCGGGTCGCGATTATCACGGCACGCACCGCTTTAACGACACCTTCGCTTCCGGAACCGCAACGTGGCACGAAACAGCTGGCGAAGCAGTTTCACAGCACGTTCAAATGCAGCCTTACGCCGAATGGCCGCCTATCGTCTGGACGCACGACGGCGAATTTATGCCCGGCGGCGCGTGGTATTACTCGTTTGAACTGGAAATAGAACGCGAGCGCGGATTGGATGACACTGAAGATTGGTGGTGCCCCGGTGCGTGGTGCTGGAAACTTTCGCCCGAAAACCCGACCGCATGGTGGACAATCGCAACCGAACCCGCCGTTCTCGAAGACGTGCGCGCCAGCCAGCAGCAAGAATTGCATCGCCGCGTTGCGTTGAATGCCACGCAAAGTACGGTCGAAATCGACCGTACTGCCGATGCCACACGCGAACGTTTGGTGCGCGCATGCGACCAGTTCATCGTGCGCCGCGAAGATGGCTTAAATACGGTTCTGGCCGGTTATCCATGGTTCTCCGACTGGGGCCGCGACACGATGATTGCCCTGCCCGGCCTTTGTCTTTCAACTGGCCGTTTCGCTGATGCACGCTCGATTCTCACGGCCTTCGCGCGCGCGATGTCACAGGGCATGATTCCCAATCGCTTTGTCGATGCCGGAGAAACGCCCGACACCAACACCGTCGATGCAACATTGTGGTTTTTCCACGCGATTGCGCGCTACATCGAAGCGACCGACGACGAAGCGGCGCTGCGCGAATGGTATCCGGCGTTGCTGGAATCGTTCGACTGGCATCTGCGCGGGACTCGCTTCGGGATTCGCGCCGACGAAAACGACGGATTGTTAAGCAGCGGCGCACCCGATACCCAACTGACGTGGATGGACGCCAAAGTCGGCGACGCGGTCTTCACACCGCGTGATGGCAAACCGGTAGAAATTCAGGCGCTCTGGTATGGCGCGCTGCGTGAAATGGATGGCTTTGCCGCCCGCATGGGCGACACCAAGACGCGAAAGCTGTGTGCAACGTGGTCGCGCCTGGCGAAACGTAACTTCGCACCGAAATTCTGGAACGAAGCCGAAAACTGCCTCTTCGATTGCATTCGCCACGATGGCACGCCCGATGGCGCGATTCGCCCGAACCAGATTTTTGCCGTCTCACTTCCGCACCGTTTGCTTTCGGTCGCGCAGGAAAAAGCCGTCGTCGCAACCGTCCAGCGCGAACTCCTGACGCCTCATGGCTTGCGTTCGCTGTCGCCACGCGATTCCGCGTATCGCAGCATTTACATCGGTGACCAGTGGCAGCGCGATTCGAGCTACCATCAGGGCACGGTTTGGGGCTGGCTCATCGGGCCGTTTGTTTCGGCTTATTTGCGCGCCAACCGCGGCGTGCGAGCGAAGGCTCAGGCGCGGGCGTGGCTGGTGCCGCTTGTGGCACACCTCGATCAAGCGTGCATCGGCAGCGTATCGGAAGTCTTCGATGGCGATGCGCCCCACGCGCCACGCGGCTGCTTTGCTCAGGCATGGAGCGTTTCTGAACTGCTCCGCGCTTGGGATGAAACCGCGTAG
- the serC gene encoding 3-phosphoserine/phosphohydroxythreonine transaminase, producing MTRLYNFSAGPAAMPLPVLERVAQELVALPDAGMSIMEMSHRSARFEEIIASAEARIRGLLGLPANYRILFLQGGASLQFSAAPMNLLLAGESADYILTDEWSTKALKEAQRVADERGASVRVAASTKDENFRRLPTPDELNLDASARFVHFTSNNTLFGTEWLSEPQTNGVPLVCDASSDILSRPIDVEKYGLIYAGAQKNLGPAGVTLVIVRDDMLRDLPPNVPTMLDYKTHVKSKSLYNTPNTFGIWVLDLVCEWIESQGGLAGIEANNITKAQLLYDAIDATDFYRGHAEPASRSRMNVTFRLPSEELEKKFIKEAPTANLDGLKGHRDVGGLRASIYNAFPREGVEALVAFMREFERTNG from the coding sequence ATGACACGACTTTATAATTTCAGCGCAGGACCGGCGGCGATGCCGTTGCCGGTTTTGGAGCGCGTGGCGCAAGAACTGGTTGCCCTGCCCGACGCCGGCATGAGCATCATGGAAATGAGCCACCGTTCGGCGCGTTTCGAAGAAATCATTGCCAGTGCCGAAGCGCGCATTCGCGGCTTGCTCGGTTTGCCCGCCAATTACCGCATTTTGTTTTTGCAAGGCGGCGCGAGCTTGCAGTTTTCTGCCGCGCCGATGAACCTGCTACTTGCGGGCGAAAGCGCTGATTACATTCTCACCGACGAATGGAGCACGAAAGCTCTCAAAGAAGCGCAGCGCGTCGCCGATGAGCGCGGTGCCAGCGTCCGGGTCGCCGCTTCCACCAAAGACGAGAACTTCCGTCGTTTGCCGACACCAGACGAACTCAATTTGGACGCCAGCGCGCGTTTTGTTCACTTCACCAGCAACAACACGCTGTTCGGCACCGAATGGCTGAGCGAGCCGCAAACGAATGGCGTTCCCCTTGTGTGCGACGCTTCGTCGGATATTCTCTCGCGCCCGATTGATGTCGAGAAATACGGCTTGATTTACGCGGGCGCGCAGAAAAATCTCGGCCCCGCCGGTGTGACTTTGGTCATTGTGCGCGACGATATGCTCCGCGATTTGCCGCCCAACGTGCCGACGATGCTCGACTACAAAACGCACGTCAAAAGCAAAAGCCTTTACAACACGCCCAACACCTTTGGCATCTGGGTTTTAGATTTGGTCTGCGAATGGATTGAAAGCCAGGGCGGGCTCGCCGGCATCGAAGCCAACAACATCACCAAAGCGCAGTTGCTTTACGACGCCATCGACGCCACCGATTTTTATCGCGGCCACGCCGAACCCGCGTCGCGCTCGCGTATGAATGTCACATTCCGCTTGCCTTCGGAAGAGTTGGAAAAGAAATTCATCAAGGAAGCACCGACGGCAAATCTTGACGGCCTGAAAGGACACCGCGACGTCGGCGGCCTGCGCGCGTCGATTTACAACGCCTTTCCGCGCGAAGGCGTCGAAGCGCTTGTCGCTTTTATGCGCGAATTTGAGCGCACCAACGGTTAA
- a CDS encoding RecX family transcriptional regulator, whose product MKQPFPGRISSVVMQQKMRPGLGRRVNVFINDRFSFALDAGLAMDRGLRPGLELDQAALDELIGADGNARAYARALSFLGYRARSAKEITDRLARDEWPDTVIARVIEKLRGDGLVDDAAFSAQWVDSRARKRGGRALTQELRLKGVDRETIEASLPDADEEASNAREAARRKWENWSALEARERREKTLQFLQRRGFGFGVALSAVKALESGE is encoded by the coding sequence ATGAAACAACCTTTCCCCGGACGCATTTCTTCGGTCGTAATGCAGCAGAAAATGCGGCCTGGTCTGGGCCGTCGCGTGAATGTATTCATCAACGACCGCTTTTCGTTTGCCCTCGACGCCGGGCTTGCGATGGATCGTGGGCTGCGGCCCGGCCTCGAACTCGATCAAGCGGCGCTTGATGAACTGATCGGCGCCGACGGCAACGCGCGAGCTTACGCTCGTGCGCTTTCCTTCTTGGGCTACCGCGCGCGTTCGGCCAAAGAAATTACGGACAGGCTTGCGCGCGACGAGTGGCCCGATACCGTCATCGCGCGGGTTATAGAAAAACTGCGTGGCGATGGCCTCGTCGATGACGCCGCATTTTCGGCGCAGTGGGTCGATAGCCGTGCCCGCAAACGCGGAGGCCGGGCGCTCACGCAGGAACTGAGGCTCAAAGGCGTTGACCGCGAAACCATTGAAGCCTCCCTCCCCGACGCCGACGAAGAAGCAAGCAATGCGCGCGAGGCCGCGCGGCGTAAATGGGAAAACTGGAGCGCCCTGGAAGCGCGCGAACGCCGCGAGAAGACACTTCAGTTCTTACAGCGACGCGGCTTTGGTTTCGGTGTGGCGCTTTCTGCCGTGAAAGCGCTGGAATCCGGCGAATAA
- a CDS encoding type II secretion system F family protein produces MFSKRAAPTPFDRVIAQPGAAKEREVNESSFLNRVIQPMGDRLVAQPTALTKGINLDDVRARLMKGGFPRGLRAQDFLVLKFILLATLGFVFMLIAPVYGELLGLSIPFLPMVGLIFGAICGWKLPDIWLASITTKRQTDIRLFLPDMIDLVTVSVEAGLGLDASLQRVASRFPNALSEEVMRAMQEVQLGRSRMEALRDMARRTDVPDLTAWVTALVQAELLGVSIANVLRVQSERLREKRAQRAREQAQKAPIKMVFPLVLFIFPALFIIILGPVALIVMQSGF; encoded by the coding sequence ATGTTTTCCAAACGTGCGGCACCAACGCCGTTTGACCGTGTGATTGCTCAACCCGGAGCAGCCAAAGAACGCGAAGTCAATGAGTCATCGTTTCTGAACCGCGTGATTCAGCCAATGGGCGACCGCCTTGTGGCTCAGCCGACCGCATTAACCAAGGGCATAAACCTTGATGATGTTCGTGCGCGCCTGATGAAGGGCGGTTTTCCTCGCGGCTTACGCGCTCAGGATTTTCTTGTCCTCAAATTCATTTTGCTGGCGACTCTGGGCTTCGTCTTCATGCTGATTGCGCCGGTTTACGGCGAATTGCTCGGATTGAGTATTCCGTTCCTGCCGATGGTTGGCCTGATTTTCGGTGCGATTTGCGGATGGAAACTGCCCGATATTTGGCTGGCCAGCATTACGACGAAGCGCCAGACGGATATCCGCTTGTTTCTGCCCGACATGATCGACCTGGTGACGGTTTCGGTTGAAGCCGGTCTGGGTCTTGATGCGAGCTTGCAGCGTGTGGCGTCGCGCTTCCCGAATGCGCTGAGCGAAGAAGTGATGCGTGCGATGCAGGAAGTGCAACTCGGACGCAGCCGCATGGAAGCGTTGCGTGACATGGCACGCCGCACCGATGTGCCCGACTTGACGGCATGGGTCACAGCCCTTGTCCAGGCCGAATTGCTCGGCGTTTCGATTGCCAATGTGTTGCGTGTGCAAAGTGAGCGTTTGCGCGAAAAGCGTGCTCAGCGCGCACGCGAGCAAGCCCAGAAAGCGCCGATTAAAATGGTGTTTCCGCTGGTGTTGTTTATCTTCCCGGCGTTGTTCATTATCATTCTCGGCCCCGTCGCTTTGATTGTGATGCAAAGCGGATTCTAG
- a CDS encoding HD domain-containing phosphohydrolase, whose product MNSPLSYFDTQLLFQAEGKADGAGRSGQEEVSDTADAIVASLACALEAKDFRLRRHSDRVAGYALQVGAMMNLGETETAILRHGSILHDIGNIGIADSILLKPGGLSDWEFEEVRMHPIIGETICKPLAALAPVLPLIRSHHEKLDGSGYPDALRGDTIPLLVRIVSVADVYDTLRCDRAYRGAFGHDDAVDILRKEVERGWWQSDIVEMLADITAPQGDFAPV is encoded by the coding sequence ATGAATTCGCCACTTTCCTATTTTGACACGCAATTGCTTTTCCAAGCTGAGGGCAAAGCTGACGGCGCCGGTCGCAGCGGTCAGGAAGAAGTCAGCGACACGGCCGATGCGATTGTGGCCTCTCTCGCGTGTGCGCTCGAAGCCAAAGATTTCCGCCTGCGTCGTCATTCCGACCGCGTTGCCGGTTACGCGCTGCAAGTCGGCGCGATGATGAATCTGGGTGAAACGGAAACAGCTATCTTACGCCACGGCTCCATTTTGCACGACATCGGCAACATCGGCATCGCCGACTCGATTCTGCTCAAGCCGGGCGGCCTTTCCGATTGGGAATTTGAAGAAGTGCGAATGCACCCGATTATCGGCGAAACAATTTGTAAACCTTTGGCGGCGCTGGCTCCTGTGCTGCCGCTGATTCGATCGCATCACGAAAAACTCGACGGCTCTGGTTATCCAGATGCGTTGCGCGGCGATACGATTCCGCTTCTTGTCCGCATCGTTTCGGTTGCCGACGTTTATGACACGCTCCGCTGCGACCGCGCCTATCGCGGCGCATTCGGCCACGATGACGCCGTCGATATTTTGCGAAAAGAAGTCGAGCGCGGCTGGTGGCAAAGCGACATCGTTGAAATGCTGGCCGATATTACCGCGCCGCAGGGCGATTTTGCGCCGGTTTGA
- a CDS encoding nucleotide sugar dehydrogenase has protein sequence MPSADSESTVETGPGLHSSLLQKIQDRDAIVGVLGLGYVGLPLIVAFGEAGFPTIGFEPKEATVVGLQSGQSHIGDIPSERVAALRASGKLEATGDFTRLAECDAVIICVPTPLTATRDPDLAPVRIAVEAIRDSLRPGQLVVLESTTYPGTTDEVVRPRLDSTGNVAGRDYFLAFSPERIDPGNEAFPVHKVPKVVGGHDAASLELACALYDAVVERTVPVSSTQAAELTKLLENIFRSVNIALVNEMALLCDRMNIDIWEVIDAASTKPYGFTRFLPGPGLGGHCIPIDPFYLSWKARQYDFQTNFIELAGEVNRAMPHFVVEKISRSLNDIGKPVRGTNIALLGMSYKPNVGDVRESPSLRIAELLLELGANLSYNDPYADNVKISGTTYNSQPLEKVLQADCAVLLTDHRDYDYEEIASHAGLIVDTRNAFKNVKTPKAKIIKL, from the coding sequence ATGCCGTCTGCTGATTCTGAAAGTACGGTCGAAACCGGCCCTGGTTTGCACAGTTCGCTTCTCCAAAAAATCCAAGACCGCGATGCCATTGTTGGCGTTTTAGGGTTGGGCTATGTCGGATTGCCGCTGATCGTGGCCTTTGGCGAAGCCGGTTTCCCTACCATTGGTTTCGAACCGAAAGAAGCCACAGTAGTCGGATTACAAAGCGGCCAATCGCATATTGGCGACATCCCATCCGAACGCGTTGCGGCTTTGCGCGCGTCAGGCAAGTTGGAAGCGACCGGCGATTTCACGCGTTTGGCCGAATGCGACGCTGTTATCATCTGTGTTCCAACTCCGCTCACCGCCACGCGCGACCCCGATCTCGCGCCGGTTCGCATCGCCGTAGAAGCGATTCGCGATTCTTTACGTCCGGGCCAACTTGTTGTTCTGGAAAGCACGACATATCCGGGTACGACCGATGAAGTTGTGCGTCCCAGGCTGGACTCGACAGGAAACGTCGCCGGACGCGATTATTTTCTGGCCTTTTCGCCGGAGCGCATCGACCCGGGCAACGAAGCATTTCCGGTTCACAAAGTTCCCAAAGTCGTCGGCGGCCATGATGCCGCCAGTCTCGAACTCGCGTGCGCGCTTTACGATGCTGTCGTCGAGCGCACCGTACCAGTTTCCTCAACGCAAGCGGCAGAACTGACAAAGTTGCTGGAAAACATTTTCCGCTCGGTCAACATCGCACTTGTCAACGAAATGGCGCTGCTCTGCGACCGCATGAACATCGACATCTGGGAAGTTATCGACGCGGCTTCGACCAAGCCTTACGGCTTCACGCGCTTTCTGCCCGGCCCCGGTCTGGGAGGACACTGCATTCCCATCGACCCGTTTTATCTGTCGTGGAAGGCGCGCCAGTACGATTTTCAGACCAACTTTATCGAGCTTGCGGGCGAAGTCAACCGTGCGATGCCGCACTTCGTTGTCGAAAAAATTTCGCGTTCGCTCAACGACATCGGCAAGCCGGTGCGCGGCACCAACATCGCGCTTCTCGGCATGAGCTACAAGCCCAACGTTGGCGATGTGCGCGAAAGCCCTTCGCTGCGTATTGCCGAACTCTTGCTGGAACTCGGCGCGAACCTCAGCTACAACGACCCCTATGCCGATAATGTAAAAATCTCCGGCACCACTTACAATTCGCAGCCTTTGGAAAAGGTTCTTCAAGCCGATTGCGCGGTGCTGCTCACCGACCACCGCGACTACGATTACGAAGAAATCGCCTCGCACGCCGGCTTGATTGTCGATACGCGCAACGCGTTCAAAAACGTCAAAACGCCCAAAGCGAAAATCATCAAATTGTAA
- a CDS encoding GNAT family N-acetyltransferase, translated as MNIQTLSREQIIASIPELCAVWNAAFGADWPLSQRLLRQTVEDDDLFESEGVFIARDGDKIIGWILSKTNRNGGPEIGRFAGRGGIGAWCVLPSHQKRGVGTALLEHAERFLRAANVAPNTLYFPHHLLPGVPLQCEAALRLLEARGYTVKEEHFDLQRDLTNWQMPEKARAAIEQNSTVEFRPAREDEREVLCDFVGREFPGPWTYSTRGHFARGGAAHDFVVAVEEGEILGFCHIGDWNSARLIPSTYWFPLLGERFGGLGPIGIAKEQRKRGLGLAICGAAVDELVARGATAMAIDWTTLEDFYGQLGFAVWKRYRQYEGNK; from the coding sequence GTGAATATCCAAACCTTATCTCGCGAGCAAATCATCGCGTCGATTCCTGAATTATGCGCGGTGTGGAATGCAGCTTTTGGCGCAGATTGGCCTTTATCGCAGCGGTTGCTGCGTCAAACGGTTGAAGACGACGACTTATTTGAAAGTGAAGGCGTTTTTATCGCGCGTGATGGCGACAAAATCATCGGCTGGATATTGAGCAAAACCAACCGCAACGGCGGGCCGGAAATCGGACGCTTTGCCGGACGCGGCGGCATCGGGGCGTGGTGCGTTTTACCGTCGCACCAAAAACGTGGCGTCGGGACAGCGTTGCTCGAACACGCCGAACGATTTCTGCGCGCGGCGAATGTCGCGCCTAACACGCTTTATTTTCCGCATCATCTTTTGCCCGGCGTGCCGCTTCAATGTGAAGCTGCTCTGCGCCTTTTGGAAGCGCGCGGCTACACAGTGAAGGAGGAGCATTTCGATTTGCAGCGCGATTTAACGAACTGGCAGATGCCCGAAAAAGCGCGCGCCGCAATTGAGCAAAACAGTACGGTCGAATTCCGCCCTGCCCGCGAAGACGAACGCGAAGTGCTGTGCGATTTCGTCGGGCGTGAGTTTCCTGGCCCGTGGACATATTCGACGCGCGGCCATTTCGCGCGTGGCGGAGCGGCGCACGATTTCGTTGTCGCCGTTGAAGAAGGCGAAATTCTGGGCTTTTGTCACATCGGCGATTGGAATTCGGCGCGCCTCATTCCTTCGACTTATTGGTTTCCGCTTCTGGGCGAACGCTTTGGCGGATTGGGGCCAATCGGCATTGCAAAAGAACAGCGCAAACGTGGGTTGGGCCTGGCGATTTGCGGCGCTGCTGTTGACGAGTTAGTGGCACGCGGCGCAACGGCAATGGCGATTGATTGGACGACGCTTGAAGACTTCTACGGACAGCTTGGTTTCGCTGTATGGAAGCGCTATCGTCAATATGAAGGGAACAAATAG
- the argH gene encoding argininosuccinate lyase, translating into MKEQSQTEALWSGRFDSSPDAAMMRFSTSLPFDARLWREDIRGSRAHVAMLARCEIIPANEAAQIDAGLEAISSAIESGALGFSGAPDEDIHSFIERNLRERIGAVAGKLHTARSRNDQIALDVRLYLKDALRAAQTEVRALQAALVARAEEHFDAILPGYTHLQRAQPVLLSHHLLAYFWMLQRDWQRLEEAHARADVLPLGAAALAGTTFPIDRRFVAQQLGFTDVSANSMDTVASRDHLIESVSALAIIGINLSRLAEEVVLWSTPEWGFVTTHDRFSTGSSIMPQKKNPDSMELVRGKSARVVGDLTTLLVLVKSLPLTYNRDLQEDKEPLFDAFDTTVASLQIARGVVETLKFHTDKMLAVAADGFSTATDVADFLVTRGVPFREAHEITGATVRYCETHGKELHDLTPEEWRTLDAHFDTDMSQVVSVESSVAARNSEGGTAPTQVREQLAKAKALLV; encoded by the coding sequence ATGAAAGAACAATCTCAAACCGAAGCGTTGTGGAGCGGTCGCTTCGATTCGTCGCCCGACGCCGCCATGATGCGCTTTTCGACATCGCTGCCTTTTGACGCGCGTTTGTGGCGCGAAGACATTCGCGGTTCGCGCGCACACGTTGCGATGCTGGCGCGCTGCGAAATTATTCCAGCGAATGAAGCCGCGCAGATCGACGCCGGGCTCGAAGCAATTTCGAGCGCCATTGAAAGCGGTGCGCTCGGTTTTTCCGGCGCGCCCGACGAAGATATTCATTCGTTTATTGAACGCAATTTACGCGAGCGAATCGGCGCAGTCGCTGGAAAACTGCACACCGCGCGTAGCCGCAACGACCAGATCGCGCTCGATGTGCGGCTTTACCTCAAAGACGCCTTGCGTGCGGCGCAAACCGAAGTGCGCGCGTTGCAAGCCGCTTTGGTGGCGCGCGCCGAAGAACACTTCGACGCAATTTTGCCCGGCTACACGCACTTGCAGCGCGCGCAGCCGGTTTTGCTGTCGCATCATTTGCTGGCCTATTTCTGGATGCTCCAGCGCGACTGGCAGCGACTGGAAGAAGCCCACGCGCGCGCCGATGTGCTGCCTTTGGGCGCGGCGGCGCTCGCCGGGACAACCTTTCCCATCGACCGCCGTTTTGTCGCGCAGCAACTCGGTTTCACCGATGTTTCCGCCAACTCGATGGACACGGTTGCTTCGCGCGATCATCTCATTGAAAGCGTTTCGGCGCTTGCGATTATCGGCATCAACCTTTCGCGATTGGCAGAAGAAGTGGTTTTGTGGAGCACGCCCGAATGGGGCTTCGTCACGACACACGACCGTTTCTCGACGGGCAGCTCGATTATGCCACAAAAGAAAAACCCCGATTCGATGGAATTGGTGCGCGGCAAAAGCGCGCGCGTTGTCGGCGATTTAACGACACTTCTCGTTCTGGTGAAAAGCCTGCCGCTCACTTACAACCGCGATTTACAGGAAGACAAAGAGCCGCTTTTCGACGCCTTCGACACGACAGTTGCAAGTTTGCAAATCGCGCGCGGCGTGGTTGAAACCTTGAAGTTTCATACCGACAAGATGCTCGCTGTGGCTGCCGACGGTTTTTCGACGGCCACCGATGTCGCCGATTTTCTAGTCACGCGCGGAGTTCCTTTCCGCGAAGCACACGAAATCACGGGCGCGACAGTACGCTACTGCGAAACACACGGCAAGGAATTACACGATTTGACGCCCGAAGAATGGCGCACACTCGACGCGCATTTCGACACCGACATGAGTCAGGTTGTCAGCGTGGAAAGCAGCGTTGCTGCACGTAATTCCGAAGGCGGAACCGCACCGACGCAAGTGCGCGAGCAATTGGCAAAAGCCAAAGCGCTTTTGGTTTAA